One stretch of Bremerella cremea DNA includes these proteins:
- the coxB gene encoding cytochrome c oxidase subunit II: MPSTFPVFDPASPQAESIRDLFVQVLFISAAIFAIVSGLICIALVKFRESETLPAQDFGSHKKEIAWILGPVIVVIWIAAISIKLVLTVNALPPQYAKGESASDNDVDIFITGHQWWWEVDYADSGIVSANEIHIPTGKKLRVKLQSHDVIHSFWVPQLSRKMDAIPGHSNYIWLEANSPGVYQGRCAEYCGTQHAWMNFQVIAHDPADFASWQQKEQKVAPTPTTGQAAAGAELFMKLTCSQCHAIEGTDAKEDFAPNLTHLASRRELAAGAIAYSPENLRTWLANPQAIKPGCKMPNFKLSDEHLDQLVAYLETLR, translated from the coding sequence ATGCCGTCGACGTTTCCCGTATTTGACCCTGCATCTCCTCAGGCGGAGTCGATACGAGATCTGTTTGTTCAGGTACTCTTCATAAGTGCGGCCATCTTCGCGATCGTTTCAGGCTTAATCTGTATTGCATTGGTAAAGTTTCGTGAGAGCGAGACATTGCCTGCCCAGGACTTCGGCAGCCACAAAAAAGAGATCGCTTGGATCTTAGGCCCCGTAATTGTGGTGATTTGGATTGCCGCGATCAGCATCAAACTGGTTCTGACGGTCAATGCCCTGCCCCCTCAGTACGCCAAAGGCGAATCAGCCTCCGACAACGATGTCGACATCTTCATCACTGGTCATCAATGGTGGTGGGAAGTTGATTACGCTGATTCTGGGATCGTTTCGGCCAACGAAATCCACATTCCCACAGGGAAGAAACTACGCGTTAAATTGCAGTCGCATGACGTGATTCATTCTTTTTGGGTGCCACAACTTTCCCGCAAGATGGATGCCATTCCAGGCCACTCCAACTACATCTGGCTCGAAGCTAATTCGCCGGGCGTTTATCAGGGCCGTTGTGCAGAATACTGCGGCACACAGCATGCTTGGATGAACTTTCAAGTCATTGCCCACGACCCCGCCGACTTCGCCAGTTGGCAACAGAAAGAACAAAAGGTTGCCCCAACACCTACCACCGGGCAAGCTGCAGCTGGGGCCGAACTGTTTATGAAGCTGACCTGTTCGCAATGCCATGCGATTGAAGGAACGGATGCGAAGGAAGACTTTGCCCCGAACCTAACCCATCTGGCCAGTCGGCGGGAACTTGCCGCTGGGGCGATCGCTTATTCCCCCGAAAATCTTCGCACTTGGCTGGCCAACCCGCAGGCGATCAAACCTGGCTGCAAGATGCCCAACTTCAAACTTAGTGACGAGCATCTCGATCAGCTTGTCGCCTACCTGGAGACCTTGCGTTGA
- the ctaD gene encoding cytochrome c oxidase subunit I encodes MPLVKTSETAPDEATPAYETLLSWVSTVDHKRIGILYICTATFFLAVGGLEAMLMRFQLLLPRNDFISPDFFNQMFTMHGTTMVFLVGMPVLVGFANYFVPLMIGARDVAFPRLNAMSYWMLPMGGILLYFSFFTGKAPDAGWFSYAPLSTKPYNLMVAQDYWIIGLLCLGVGSVASSINIFVTVLSLRAPGMSLQRVPLFVWMSFMMAILTILALPALNAALAMLLIDRWLGAAFFEPARGGSAVLWQHFFWVFGHPEVYILILPAFGMISEVIPVFSRKPIYGYSFVAVSSAVIVLLSYGVWAHHMFAVGLGMGADIFFAIGSLLIALPTGVKIFNWTATMWGGSIRLTTAMLFAVAFLLEFVIGGLSGVMFAAVPIDWQLTDSYFVVAHFHYVLIGGTVFGVFAATFYWFPKMTGRMLSEKLGKWQFWLWVCGLNATFMSQHLLGVMGMTRRVYTYDANPGWMALNIIATLGAVLMAGGTLILLWNIWISLRNGEVAGNNPWNAFTLEWATTSPPPVENFETIPEVKSRRPVWDMDQPEHADWKVEKSPRDSGRRPDKMTSCAWAFIASEGVFFLLLLVSYVVFNARAGEGPTSSSALDVTRTGAFTFCLLASSVTFWFAELALKAGKQAHFRRWLTLTIALGFVFIAGQAWEYIGLLRSDITIDVNLFAATFFTVTGFHGMHVIAGLITLSIVLTLAYKNVFTQDRTNVLRAVGVYWHFVDVVWIIVFSIVYLGYLQ; translated from the coding sequence ATGCCGTTGGTGAAAACCTCTGAAACCGCTCCCGATGAAGCGACGCCGGCCTACGAGACCTTACTCTCGTGGGTGAGTACGGTCGATCACAAGCGGATCGGCATTCTCTATATCTGCACAGCCACGTTTTTTCTGGCGGTGGGTGGGTTGGAAGCGATGCTGATGCGTTTTCAGCTATTGCTGCCGCGAAACGATTTCATTTCGCCCGATTTCTTCAACCAGATGTTTACCATGCACGGCACCACCATGGTTTTTCTGGTGGGAATGCCGGTGCTGGTTGGGTTTGCCAACTATTTTGTCCCCTTGATGATCGGTGCCCGCGATGTCGCTTTTCCACGGCTCAATGCGATGAGCTATTGGATGTTGCCGATGGGGGGCATTCTGCTTTACTTCAGCTTCTTTACCGGCAAAGCCCCCGACGCTGGCTGGTTCAGCTATGCCCCTTTGTCGACCAAGCCGTACAACTTGATGGTTGCCCAAGACTATTGGATTATTGGGCTGCTTTGCTTGGGCGTGGGTTCGGTTGCGAGTTCGATCAATATCTTTGTCACCGTGCTAAGCCTCCGTGCCCCGGGGATGAGTCTGCAGCGGGTACCGCTTTTCGTTTGGATGAGCTTCATGATGGCAATCCTTACGATTTTGGCGCTGCCGGCGCTCAATGCGGCCCTGGCCATGTTATTGATTGATCGCTGGCTGGGTGCGGCCTTTTTCGAACCGGCTCGCGGTGGTTCGGCCGTTCTTTGGCAACACTTCTTTTGGGTGTTTGGGCATCCCGAAGTGTATATCTTGATCTTGCCAGCGTTCGGCATGATTTCGGAAGTGATCCCTGTTTTCTCGCGGAAACCGATTTACGGTTACTCCTTTGTGGCCGTCTCGAGTGCGGTGATCGTGCTGTTGAGTTACGGCGTTTGGGCCCATCATATGTTCGCCGTAGGGCTGGGTATGGGGGCTGATATTTTCTTTGCCATTGGGTCGCTGCTAATTGCCTTGCCAACCGGCGTGAAGATCTTTAACTGGACTGCCACGATGTGGGGTGGTTCCATTCGCCTTACCACGGCGATGCTGTTTGCGGTCGCCTTCCTCCTGGAATTCGTCATCGGTGGGCTTTCAGGCGTGATGTTCGCAGCCGTGCCGATCGACTGGCAGTTGACCGACAGTTACTTCGTGGTTGCTCACTTTCATTATGTGCTGATTGGCGGCACAGTCTTCGGCGTTTTTGCGGCGACCTTTTATTGGTTCCCCAAAATGACCGGGCGGATGCTCAGCGAAAAGCTTGGCAAGTGGCAGTTCTGGCTTTGGGTGTGCGGTTTAAATGCCACCTTCATGTCTCAGCACTTGCTCGGCGTCATGGGCATGACGCGACGCGTGTACACCTATGACGCGAATCCCGGCTGGATGGCGTTGAACATCATCGCCACCTTAGGGGCTGTGCTGATGGCTGGCGGCACCTTGATTTTGTTATGGAACATTTGGATCAGCCTGCGGAATGGGGAAGTTGCGGGCAACAACCCTTGGAATGCCTTCACCTTGGAATGGGCCACCACGTCGCCTCCGCCAGTCGAAAACTTTGAAACCATCCCAGAAGTCAAAAGCCGACGCCCGGTTTGGGATATGGATCAGCCAGAGCATGCTGATTGGAAGGTCGAGAAATCGCCACGTGACTCTGGCCGACGCCCCGATAAGATGACCTCCTGTGCGTGGGCATTCATCGCCTCGGAAGGTGTGTTCTTTCTGTTGCTGTTAGTCTCGTATGTGGTTTTCAACGCTCGGGCAGGCGAAGGGCCTACCTCGTCCAGCGCGCTCGACGTAACCCGGACCGGGGCGTTCACGTTTTGCCTGTTGGCGAGCAGCGTTACGTTTTGGTTTGCGGAACTCGCCTTGAAAGCAGGTAAGCAGGCCCACTTCCGTCGCTGGCTAACGTTGACGATTGCCCTGGGTTTCGTTTTTATCGCTGGTCAGGCTTGGGAATATATTGGGCTTTTGCGCAGCGATATTACCATCGACGTGAATCTATTCGCCGCCACATTCTTTACCGTGACCGGTTTTCATGGAATGCACGTAATCGCTGGTTTGATTACGCTTTCGATCGTATTGACCCTCGCGTACAAGAATGTCTTTACCCAAGATCGCACCAATGTTTTGCGAGCCGTAGGCGTTTATTGGCACTTTGTTGACGTGGTCTGGATTATCGTATTTTCAATCGTCTACCTGGGGTATCTACAGTGA